Proteins encoded together in one Argiope bruennichi chromosome 1, qqArgBrue1.1, whole genome shotgun sequence window:
- the LOC129976383 gene encoding oxysterol-binding protein 1-like, which yields MAETKSAPEPEMKGWLYKWTNYLKGYQKRWFVLYNGLLSYYRNPNEVAHTCRGTINLVSAVIHTVDSSNFVISNGGTQTFHLKASNEIERQRWVTALELAKARAIRMTESDEDEDYSLLPAQTDKNELQGVLKTLNAKLEDLSTCNDLILKHGFALQRSLSEIENLETVPDAVNKIRSVNERATLFRITSNAMINACQDYLQLAQTQGRKWMKMVQHEHEQRLRLEEMVEQLAKQHSHLERAAKEASANSPGMHSDDDEFYDAEEETGSDFVITIPGKVHRRTPSGFSLQSEGQDLDGGASSDTDAESSNINKGEDMIARRKKRNRGQVHSVCVTNHCEDNESDSERKASSASESPTHSTNIEKDNKSLVPVKKRRLTVPEKPNYSLNLWSIMKNCIGKELTKIPMPVNFNEPLSTLQRLTEEYEYSDLLDKAAQCSDSCEQMTYVAAYTVSAYATTSNRTGKPFNPLLGETYECDRTDDYGWRCLSEQVSHHPPMLAQHCEGRGWICWQEFTMSSKFRGKYLQIIPLGIAHLLFPASGNHYTWRKVTTFVHNIIVGRLWVDHHGEMEIVNHHTEDKCHLRFIPYSYFSREVPRKVTGVVTDHEGNAKFVLQGTWDNKMESARVLNSHGSVKGKPLLETSSPKTIWRRQFPGPEYEKMYNFTVLACQLNEPEEGVAPTDSRLRPDQRLMEDGAWDEANRIKVQLEEKQRQVRRKREEEAEQAASEGRPYQGYEPIWFTKETDEITGNPVHKFKGEYWKCKEDQDWSRCPDIYL from the exons ATGGCTGAAACTAAATCTGCACCAGAGCCCGAAATGAAGGGTTGGCTATATAAGTGGACAAACTATTTAAAAGGTTATCAAAAGCGTTGGTTTGTTCTTTATAATGGCCTTTTGTCTTATTATag aaatcCCAATGAAGTTGCTCATACTTGTCGTGGTACTATCAACTTAGTAAGTGCTGTGATTCATACAGTGGATTCTAGCAACTTTGTGATTTCCAATGGAGGTACCCAAACATTCCATCTGAAAGCTTCAAATGAAATTGAACGCCAGCGTTGGGTAACTGCTCTGGAACTTGCCAAAGCTAGAGCAATCCGAATGACAGAATCTG ATGAAGATGAAGATTATAGTTTGCTACCTGCTCAGACTGACAAAAATGAACTTCAGGGTGTTTTGAAGACGCTAAATGCTAAATTAGAAGACCTAAGCACATGCAATGACCTTATTCTCAAGCATGGGTTTGCCTTACAGCGATCCCTATCAGAAATAGAAAATCTTGAAACTGTGCCTGATGCTGTAAACAAGATACGAAGTGTGAATGAAAGAGCTACACTGTTTCGTATCACATCTAATGCTATGATTAAT GCATGCCAGGATTATCTTCAGCTTGCTCAAACTCAAGGTCGTAAGTGGATGAAAATGGTTCAGCATGAACATGAGCAGCGTCTACGTCTTGAAGAGATGGTTGAACAACTAGCCAAGCAACATTCCCATTTGGAACGGGCAGCCAAAGAAGCATCTGCTAATTCACCCg GTATGCATTCTGATGATGATGAATTCTATGATGCTGAAGAGGAGACAGGATCTGATTTTGTCATTACCATTCCTGGAAAAGTCCACAG GAGAACTCCGAGTGGTTTCAGCTTGCAAAGTGAGGGTCAAGATTTGGATGGTGGAGCTTCCTCTGATACTGATGCTGAGAGTAGTAATATAAACAAAGGCGAAGATATGATAGCTCGCCGAAAGAAAAGAAACAGG GGTCAGGTACATTCAGTTTGTGTTACCAACCATTGTGAAGACAATGAATCAGATTCTGAACGTAAAGCTTCCAGTGCATCGGAGTCTCCTACACACTccacaaatattgaaaaagacAATAAGAGTCTGGTTCCTGTAAAGAAAAGAAGACTAACAGTGCCTGAGAAACCTAATTATAGTCTTAACTTATGGTCAATTATGAAGAATTGTATTGGTAAAGAACTTACCAAGATTCCTATGCCT gttAATTTTAATGAACCTTTGTCAACATTACAACGATTGACTGAAGAATATGAGTATTCTGATCTTTTGGATAAGGCTGCTCAATGTTCTGACAGCTGTGAACAGATGACATATGTGGCTGCCTATACAGTGTCTGCATATGCAACAACTAGTAATCGTACTGGAAAGCCTTTCAATCCTCTTTTAGGTGAAACTTATGAATGTGATCGTACAGATGATTACGGATGGCGCTGCCTCTCTGAACAG GTAAGCCATCATCCACCTATGCTTGCTCAGCACTGTGAAGGCCGTGGCTGGATATGCTGGCAAGAATTCACCATGTCTAGCAAGTTCCGTGGTAAATATCTACAGATCATTCCTCTTGGTATTGCCCACCTTCTATTTCCTGCATCAGGCAACCACTATACATGGCGTAAGGTTACAACTTTTGTACACAATATAATTGTGGGTAGACTATGGGTAGACCATCATGGAGAGATGGAGATAGTAAATCACCATACTGAAGACAAGTGTCACCTCAGGTTCATACCTTACAGCTATTTCTCAAGGGAGGTTCCTCGAAag GTTACTGGTGTTGTGACAGATCATGAAGGAAATGCAAAATTTGTTCTCCAAGGCACATGGGATAACAAAATGGAGTCTGCACGTGTCCTTAATAGTCACGGATCTGTCAAGGGAAAACCTCTCCTGGAAACTTCCTCGCCCAAAACCATATGGAGAAGACAATTCCCTgg GCctgaatatgaaaaaatgtacaatttcacTGTGCTTGCTTGTCAGTTGAATGAACCAGAAGAAGGAGTTGCTCCTACGGATAGCAGGCTGCGTCCTGACCAGCGACTAATGGAAGATGGAGCATGGGATGAAGCAAACAGAATAAAggttcaattagaagaaaaacagAGACAGGTACGAAGAAAAAGGGAAGAAGAAGCTGAACAGGCAGCATCAGAAG